In the Molothrus ater isolate BHLD 08-10-18 breed brown headed cowbird chromosome 26, BPBGC_Mater_1.1, whole genome shotgun sequence genome, one interval contains:
- the GDF15 gene encoding growth/differentiation factor 15 encodes MLPRGAMPRAALTCLQLLLLLWAAHSRPHTRDQDRLQLEAVKKEILERLGMPAPPAVRHRLDPESIQRAQRLYRRKVAELAGNRSREEEEEEEEEEAVPRLHRLTPTLLPWLDIPEGHQDPQGHRHPQGHRGPLGPYRYHLLLSRTADFHRQLRVVQAELKLLKQPLSPPGASVPPRVTISTLPGAGGSPQLLRSQELPRDSLSLDLTGAIQPWLAGPEPALRLQLEFSADISGALATAGGETLELEVQTLEKPPRAARRARGLEEECGKSDGRCCLKSLRVSFQDIGWADWVIAPNSYHMRFCEGSCPHNYKPASMHAQIQSRVHSLSKAAPAPCCVPAGYDPMVLMHLDSQGRLVSSLFEDMLVTRCHCA; translated from the exons ATGCTGCCGAGGGGAGCGATGCCGCGGGCCGCCctcacctgcctgcagctcctgctgctgctctgggccgCGCATTCCCGGCCCCACACGCGGGACCAGGACAGGCTCCAGCTGGAAGCCGTCAAAAAGGAGATCCTGGAGCGGCTGGGGATGCCGGCTCCCCCCGCCGTCCGGCACCGCCTGGACCCGGAGAGCATCCAGAGAGCGCAGCGGCTCTACCGGCGCAAAGTGGCGGAGCTGGCGGGGAACCGGAgccgggaggaggaggaggaggaggaggaggaggaagccgTGCCCAGGCTGCACCGCCTGACCCCCACCT tgctgccctggctggacATCCCCGAGGGACACCAGGACCCTCAAGGCCACCGGCATCCCCAGGGACACCGGGGGCCCCTCGGCCCCTACCGCTACCACCTCCTGCTGTCCCGCACCGCGGATTTCCACCGGCAGCTCCGCGTGGTGCAGGCGGAGCTGAAGCTCCTCAAGCAGCCGCTGTCCCCTCCCGGCGCTTCGGTGCCACCTCGGGTCACCATCTCCACCCTGCCGggggccgggggcagcccccagctgctgcggagccaggagctgccgcGGGATTCCCTCAGCCTGGACCTGACAGGAGccatccagccctggctggccGGGCCCGAGCCCGCGCTGCGCCTGCAGCTGGAGTTCAGCGCCGACATCTCGGGCGCCCTGGCCACCGCCGGGGGGGAAAcgctggagctggaggtgcaAACCCTGGAGAAGCCGCCCCGGGCGGCCAGGAGAGCTcgggggctggaggaggagtgCGGGAAGAGCGACGGGAGGTGCTGCCTGAAGTCGCTGAGGGTCTCCTTCCAGGACATCGGCTGGGCGGACTGGGTGATCGCCCCCAACAGCTACCACATGAGGTTCTGCGAGGGCTCCTGCCCGCACAACTACAAACCGGCCAGCATGCACGCCCAGATCCAATCCAGAGTGCACTCCCTGTCCAaggctgcccctgctccctgctgcgTCCCTGCTGGCTACGACCCCATGGTGCTGATGCACCTggacagccagggcaggctggtgTCCAGCCTCTTCGAGGACATGCTGGTCACCAGGTGCCACTGTGcctga
- the LOC118697009 gene encoding leucine-rich repeat-containing protein 25-like: MGTPTLPGDTATESPGSHPAPGSPHTRGVPVLPGGVSVPPRVSPTPRVTGVAGTLSQRRGGAQPPRKGAGLCQGSGGADVGVLPPPPPRGRLRPGRVTRDSRTRLFLFPTPGSSGRSAGSRCSGRTMGVPAAPLLLLLLLPVTPILLVSPCFPLMLDISPELDLTNRSSGCAELDWSPLRGHRRLRLRHNGIEALSPSARLGPQLEELDLAENRLRELPHGFFSNATALRSLSLEGNPLPAVPPAAFQPSLRSLSVSCRCDVLGTVLAPCARRGIRCRCLTSHGHPFNVTEFHGRECGPGAGLVAALVAGLVAGVAALVAALVAAVWYRRRRAGAGVGGGARGKQDPAGSLRQPRYISRDTGSGGADATDGPDYENVFVSPGRAPAGSAPAWQEPRYSPQVLLHEDYFLEGTADPGDQPIYANTLGATEDIYLTPDP, encoded by the exons atggggacacccaccctgccaggggacacagccacagagtCCCCTGGGTCCCACCCGGCCCCGGGGTCCCCTCATACTcggggggtccctgtgctgccGGGGGGGGTCTCTGTGCCCCCGCGCGTGTCCCCCACCCCTCGGGTCACCGGGGTCGCCGGGACGCTCAGCCAGCGCCGGGGGGGTGCTCAGCCCCCCAGGAAAGGAGCGGGGCTCTGCCAGGGGTCAGGGGGTGCTGACGTGGGGGTGctgccccccccgcccccccggGGCCGGCTACGCCCTGGCCGGGTGACACGGGACAGCCGGACCCGCCTGTTCCTCTTCCCCACACCAGGCAGCAGCGGCCGGAGCGCAG GCTCCCGCTGCAGTGGAAGGACCATGGGGGTCCCTGcggccccgctgctgctgctgctgctgctccccgtGACCCCCATACTCCTCGTGTCCCCCTGTTTCCCTCTGATGCTGGACatttccccagagctggacctGACCAACAGGAGCAGCGGCTGTGCCGAGCTGGACTGGAGCCCGCTCCGGGGGCACCGCCGGCTGCGGCTGCGGCACAACGGCATCGAGGCCCTGAGCCCCTCGGCCCGCCTGGGGccgcagctggaggagctggaccTGGCGGAGAACCGGCTGCGGGAGCTGCCCCACGGCTTCTTCAGCAACGCCACGGCGCTGCGGAGCCTGAGCCTGGAGGGGAACCCCCTCCCCGCCGTGCCCCCCGCCGCCTTCCAGCCCTCGCTGCGCTCCCTGAGCGTCTCCTGCCGCTGCGACGTGCTGGGCACCGTCCTGGCCCCCTGTGCCCGCAGGGGGATCCGCTGCCGGTGCCTCACCTCGCACGGGCATCCCTTCAACGTCACGGAGTTCCACGGCCGGGAGTgcgggccgggcgcggggctgGTGGCAGCGCTGGTGGCCGGGCTGGTGGCCGGGGTGGCCGCGCTGGTGGCAGCGCTGGTGGCCGCGGTTTGGTACCGGCGGAGGAGAGCGGGAGCCGGGGTGGGCGGCGGGGCAAGGGGGAAGCAGGATCCCGCTGGGAGCCTCCGCCAGCCCCGCTACATCAGCCGGGAcaccgggagcggcggcgccgACGCCACCGACGGCCCCGACTACGAGAACGTCTTCGTGAGTCCCGGCCGGGCCCCGGCGGGATCGGCCCCGGCGTGGCAGGAGCCGCGCTACAG cccccaggtcctgctgcaCGAGGATTATTTCCTGGAGGGCACGGCCGATCCCGGGGACCAGCCCATCTACGCCAACACTCTGGGCGCCACCGAGGACATCTACCTCACCCCTGACCcgtga